A stretch of the Planktothrix serta PCC 8927 genome encodes the following:
- a CDS encoding alpha-amylase family glycosyl hydrolase, whose protein sequence is MRYFEEYCEIHLDPKVAPYTWVFRSDEKIRIIFGVHLSKHPVCGQVAYELNDGQGYCDIDRITAQTEGTTANGFQMFAVVLPSVSNGGGYRYKLGYVDALGNEHTSNRSQFLFVCDEAPRSVTEISSEFLGYVNGRALHGPKPKVSITPSPDVWEKRLFYSIIIDRFARHANSYRAGMSAVEYDPTCPYASHGGTIRGLIEKIGYLKALGVGAIILSPIYVNATDGYHGYHPIHLLMVDPRLGTLECLRELVTEAHKAEIYVILDVVNNHIADSINWEHYGGPPGGEFKYIQGDRDAVMPFPIEARNTSLFHGPKYTDMVNQRLFGFLEDWRTETSYVRELLIQHLKYWISETDIDGLRYDSARHVGLDFWEPCVEEIERYTSYLGKNKFLQIAEHAGSCHEEVIEYNSAKFTNFIDYPTYYNIKETLDNVNWLKSLADYFCGFLAPQQPYFTGWQQNIMFLDNQDTTRIFHQFLSRLENSEDARVQLHFGLACLILGPQIPSIYQGTEQEFSGALGLHQKPNTGEWIGHDCYVREDMFENPACVWQFGPINRPTFAAYSTQHPTFLLIQKLAEIRGQNSVIQTGNRTLLYSGNQGLWCVLIHGADNEQPLFVAMNLGSTQVFEEACPIPKMYGNFCKFNALMTTAGGELNLVEGVLKISLPSFTFVLGRLLS, encoded by the coding sequence ATGCGCTATTTTGAAGAATACTGTGAAATTCACTTAGATCCTAAAGTTGCACCTTATACTTGGGTTTTTAGAAGCGACGAAAAAATTCGGATTATATTTGGTGTTCACTTATCAAAACATCCTGTTTGTGGTCAGGTTGCCTATGAGTTGAATGATGGACAGGGATATTGTGATATAGACCGCATAACAGCACAAACAGAAGGCACAACAGCAAATGGCTTTCAGATGTTTGCAGTGGTTCTACCGTCGGTGAGTAATGGGGGTGGATATCGCTATAAATTAGGTTATGTAGATGCCCTGGGAAATGAACATACATCTAATCGCTCACAGTTTTTGTTTGTCTGTGATGAGGCACCCCGTTCAGTGACGGAAATCTCATCTGAGTTTTTAGGTTATGTGAATGGGCGGGCTTTACATGGACCAAAGCCAAAGGTGAGTATAACACCAAGTCCTGATGTTTGGGAAAAGCGTCTGTTCTACTCTATTATCATTGACCGATTTGCTCGCCATGCAAACAGCTATCGTGCTGGAATGAGTGCAGTTGAATATGACCCCACTTGTCCTTATGCCAGTCATGGTGGTACAATCAGGGGTCTGATTGAGAAGATAGGTTATCTCAAGGCATTGGGAGTTGGAGCAATTATACTTAGCCCCATCTATGTCAATGCTACAGATGGATATCATGGCTATCATCCGATTCACTTGTTGATGGTTGACCCCCGCCTCGGTACACTTGAGTGTTTGCGAGAGCTAGTCACTGAAGCACATAAAGCTGAGATCTACGTTATTTTAGATGTTGTCAATAACCATATTGCAGATAGCATTAACTGGGAACACTATGGTGGGCCTCCGGGTGGGGAATTTAAGTATATACAGGGCGATCGGGATGCAGTTATGCCTTTTCCCATAGAAGCACGCAATACATCCCTCTTTCATGGACCAAAATATACTGACATGGTGAATCAAAGGCTTTTTGGCTTCTTGGAAGATTGGCGCACCGAAACCAGCTATGTGAGAGAATTACTCATTCAACACCTAAAATACTGGATTTCTGAAACAGATATTGATGGCTTGCGCTACGATTCCGCTCGTCATGTTGGTCTGGATTTTTGGGAACCTTGTGTAGAAGAGATAGAAAGGTATACGAGCTATCTTGGCAAAAATAAGTTCCTCCAGATAGCGGAACACGCTGGGAGTTGTCACGAAGAAGTCATTGAATACAATAGTGCCAAATTCACCAATTTTATAGATTACCCAACTTACTATAATATCAAAGAAACTTTAGATAATGTGAATTGGTTAAAGAGCTTGGCAGATTATTTTTGTGGTTTTCTCGCACCACAACAACCATATTTTACTGGTTGGCAGCAAAATATTATGTTCCTTGACAATCAAGATACAACTCGGATTTTTCATCAATTTTTGAGTCGTCTGGAAAACTCAGAGGATGCTAGAGTCCAGTTACACTTTGGTCTTGCTTGCTTGATATTAGGACCGCAAATACCTTCTATCTATCAAGGAACAGAACAAGAATTTTCTGGTGCTTTAGGGTTACATCAAAAACCGAATACAGGTGAATGGATTGGTCACGATTGCTACGTGCGAGAAGATATGTTTGAGAACCCGGCTTGTGTGTGGCAGTTTGGGCCAATTAATCGCCCAACTTTTGCAGCATATAGTACACAGCACCCAACTTTTTTACTGATTCAAAAACTTGCTGAAATCAGAGGACAAAATTCAGTCATTCAAACGGGAAACCGTACTCTATTATATTCCGGTAATCAAGGTCTATGGTGTGTGCTTATTCATGGTGCAGATAATGAGCAGCCACTATTTGTGGCAATGAATTTGGGGTCAACACAAGTCTTTGAAGAAGCTTGCCCAATTCCTAAAATGTATGGTAATTTTTGTAAGTTTAATGCACTAATGACTACCGCAGGTGGAGAGTTAAACTTGGTCGAAGGTGTTTTAAAAATTAGTCTTCCATCATTTACATTTGTGCTAGGAAGGCTTTTGTCTTAA
- a CDS encoding non-ribosomal peptide synthetase, protein MNQVLPLTINQREIYIEQMMWPEGTHLNIGATVTVHGAFNIEVFNEAMNRVICYHPGLRTRIYELEGNPLQTIALHKDTRVKLVDFSTYENSEEQAEDYINKQFIQPFHFGKDACLVDFQLIRTSSQKHIIFAKYHHTITDGWGTAIFFREVIVTYNQILKDGVATQTQKDWSLVEYLQQESEYLKSDNFQRDRDYWIKRLQGLSPKLFSQIQPQKLIGQRQSIYISRQTYDRVSSLCLAIQSNIFHFILSILTICLSNRYEKKDLVVGLSLLNRNKKNFKDAINLFVSTIPFRLKIDDNETLHQFLDNIRALLRQDYRHQRFPLAEMKRLTGLHPNSKEHFFEVYLSYEKHDYNENFANTQTNCVPLYSDQQRLPLIVYIREYKEDTDIKIDFDYNLSYLDYQVVTEILSNFQNLFNQAIENLEQTISSLLVKLPQTNHSIILQPQISLTPVLSETLISAFDRIACQYPENIAVQFNKTTLTYTELNRKANCLANYLISQGVKQGLRVGICLERSENIVVAILAILKTGAAYVPIEPDSPTARLQLILQDSGISALICEEAHVSQFAQQQILAFTLNSIANELTETPDISPQVLLKPEFPAYVIYTSGTTGTPKGCVVTHGNVIRLMRSTEHWFGFNNKDIWTLFHSFAFDFSVWELWGALLYGGKVIIVPFWLSRATETFREFLTTEKVTVLNQTPSAFYQLIRADEASGGQLALRYVIFGGEALDLSSLHPWLERYGDRSPRLINMYGITETTVHLTYHPISHQDLTRVVPIIGREIPDLCIYLLNEKQEPVAEGLPGEIYVAGAGVSYGYLNRPSLTAERYLPNPFGEGRLYRSGDLGRRMPNGELEYLGRIDQQVKIRGFRIELGEIKAALTSHFQVREALILTDEWEGEKRLVAYYVPGESNPTAYQLRQYLKTKLPEYMIPAAYVSLETFPLNINGKIDTKALPAPDWNSLREEEKYVAARNVDEECLSAIFAETLGIKKVGIDDNFFDIGGDSILALQVVAKAKKAGFALSTRELYESTTVRQLATKKAAVTVTNSKDVLVADLLSVEDRKNLPEEAEDAYPLSSLQAGMVYHTERHPTSAIFHQIFTFDLVMKYSEIAWEKAITDICQAHPGLRTSFHWIGYTTPIQIVHREVERPLTVVDLRHFPGNAHQQVAEWIETEKNRPFDITKPPLFRFQIHRLSDTELSFSFSFHHGILDGWSVATLLTQLLQRYVLYLEAGEMGTVPGLQVPQMSYKDFIVQEQQAIASPEQQEFWQQHLNHLEITTLPRLPLVNTGNLAQRQLKRLSITIDQEVTDSLRKLSKRVGVPLKTSLLAVHLRVLSFLTGQKEVVSGNVINSRPETLDSKNLLGLFVNTVPFRISLSDGSWLELIQDVFRAEKEIFGYQSFPLVEMQRLIKKRPLFEVGFNYVHFHVYEGLLNLPQIQVQNVEIFEETDFPFLVEFCLVPGSTALQLNLIYDTQQFDTLQIQQYSKYYQAALNDISAYPQALYGRRSLITAQEQQHLLELASSNTASIKTTETLVSAFERVAAKYANKIAITWQETTLTFAELEIHANRLAHYLQKQGVARERLVGLCLERSPQMVIAILAILKAGGAYVPIDPSYPKERIEFLLQDSGIIMLLTQKEVVLQLSGCQTPIIILEDIERDLLASSTESLAVQILPENPAYIIYTSGSTGKPKGCIVTHANVMRLFKATESWFGFNSEDVWTLFHSYAFDFSVWEIWGGLLYGGRVVIVPYWISRSPQDFLQLVQQQEVTVLNQTPSAFKQLIQAATDKKPEKLYLRYIIFGGEALELASLQPWIELYGCQQPKLINMYGITETTVHATYKKLTEEDKLVSKGSAIGQSIPDLNIYILDENLEPMPIGIPGEIYIGGAGVTRGYLSQPRLTAERFVPNPFAQTPGCRLYRSGDLGRRLPNREVEYIGRADQQVKIRGFRIELEEITAALKTHPQVKEAVATAQPSANGHHQLVAYFISDTKEDLRTTLPQFLKSKLPDYMIPSAFVPLKVMPLTVNGKLDQNALPEVDWNWTNPYLAPSNDQEATICSLMASLLKIERVGASDDFFEIGGDSLLITQLAMRLRQTYQTEFSLPQLFTHRTPQAIARLLPTSATGQKTTTNIPKAERQRRFIHLSDDGLFQKGDSKP, encoded by the coding sequence ATGAATCAAGTATTACCACTAACAATAAATCAAAGAGAAATCTATATCGAGCAAATGATGTGGCCGGAAGGAACCCATCTAAATATAGGGGCAACTGTAACGGTTCATGGTGCTTTTAATATTGAAGTTTTTAATGAGGCGATGAACAGAGTTATTTGTTATCATCCAGGCTTACGGACACGAATTTATGAATTAGAGGGAAATCCTTTACAAACTATTGCACTGCACAAAGACACAAGAGTAAAATTAGTGGATTTTTCTACTTATGAAAATAGTGAGGAGCAGGCTGAGGATTATATAAATAAGCAATTCATTCAACCTTTTCACTTTGGCAAGGATGCTTGCCTAGTAGATTTTCAGCTTATTCGCACAAGTAGCCAAAAACACATTATTTTTGCCAAATATCATCATACGATTACGGACGGTTGGGGAACTGCTATCTTTTTTCGAGAAGTTATTGTAACTTACAACCAGATATTGAAAGATGGCGTAGCTACACAAACGCAAAAAGATTGGAGTTTAGTTGAGTATCTTCAGCAAGAATCAGAATATTTAAAATCCGATAATTTTCAGCGCGATCGCGATTATTGGATCAAGCGTCTTCAGGGTCTTTCTCCCAAGCTTTTTTCCCAAATTCAACCTCAAAAATTAATTGGTCAGCGTCAATCAATCTACATTTCTCGACAAACTTACGATCGCGTAAGTTCCTTGTGTTTGGCAATTCAATCAAATATTTTTCATTTCATTTTAAGTATACTGACAATTTGTTTAAGCAATCGCTATGAAAAAAAAGATTTAGTCGTCGGTTTATCACTTTTAAATCGCAATAAGAAAAACTTTAAAGATGCCATAAATTTATTTGTTAGTACCATCCCCTTTCGCCTAAAAATTGATGATAACGAAACCCTCCACCAGTTCTTAGATAATATCCGCGCTTTGCTACGACAAGATTATCGCCATCAACGTTTTCCTCTAGCAGAAATGAAACGACTGACTGGTTTACACCCCAATAGTAAAGAACATTTCTTTGAGGTTTATCTATCCTACGAAAAACATGATTATAACGAAAACTTTGCCAATACTCAGACAAATTGTGTTCCATTGTATAGCGATCAACAAAGATTACCACTGATTGTTTATATTCGTGAATACAAAGAAGACACTGATATTAAAATTGATTTTGACTATAACCTTTCTTATCTAGATTATCAAGTAGTCACAGAAATACTTAGCAACTTCCAAAATTTATTTAATCAAGCTATAGAGAATCTGGAACAAACAATTTCTAGTCTTTTGGTGAAGTTACCTCAAACAAATCACTCTATCATTCTTCAACCTCAAATTTCCCTAACTCCAGTTCTAAGTGAAACCCTAATTTCCGCCTTTGACCGCATCGCTTGCCAATATCCAGAAAATATAGCCGTTCAATTTAATAAAACAACTCTCACATATACCGAACTCAATAGGAAAGCAAATTGTTTAGCTAATTACTTAATTAGTCAAGGAGTTAAGCAAGGATTGCGAGTAGGTATATGTTTAGAACGTTCAGAAAACATAGTTGTTGCAATTCTTGCCATCCTCAAAACAGGTGCAGCTTATGTTCCCATCGAACCTGATTCTCCAACAGCCCGTTTACAACTAATTCTCCAAGATAGCGGAATTTCGGCACTGATATGTGAAGAAGCTCATGTTTCTCAATTTGCTCAACAGCAAATATTAGCCTTTACTCTAAATTCCATAGCCAACGAACTGACAGAAACACCAGATATTTCCCCACAAGTTCTCCTCAAACCAGAATTTCCTGCTTATGTTATTTACACTAGCGGCACCACTGGTACACCTAAAGGTTGTGTTGTCACCCATGGGAATGTTATCAGGTTAATGCGTTCCACAGAACATTGGTTTGGCTTTAACAACAAAGATATATGGACGTTGTTTCACTCCTTCGCCTTTGACTTTTCTGTGTGGGAATTATGGGGTGCTCTACTTTATGGAGGTAAGGTGATTATTGTACCCTTCTGGCTAAGTAGAGCGACAGAAACCTTCCGAGAATTTCTCACAACAGAAAAAGTGACTGTCCTTAATCAAACTCCTTCCGCTTTTTACCAACTGATTCGTGCTGATGAAGCTAGTGGTGGACAATTAGCGTTACGCTATGTGATTTTTGGTGGAGAAGCGTTGGATTTATCTAGCCTGCATCCCTGGTTAGAACGGTATGGCGATCGATCTCCCCGTTTAATTAATATGTATGGGATTACGGAAACCACCGTCCATCTGACATATCATCCTATTTCTCATCAAGATTTAACAAGAGTTGTTCCGATTATCGGTAGAGAAATCCCAGACCTTTGTATATACTTACTTAATGAAAAACAAGAACCTGTTGCTGAGGGACTACCAGGGGAAATTTATGTTGCAGGCGCAGGAGTCAGTTACGGTTATTTGAATCGTCCCTCATTGACAGCCGAAAGATACTTACCAAATCCTTTTGGCGAAGGCAGACTATACCGTAGTGGAGACTTAGGGCGGCGAATGCCGAATGGAGAATTAGAATACTTAGGACGGATAGACCAACAAGTTAAAATTCGGGGGTTTCGGATAGAATTGGGAGAAATCAAAGCAGCACTAACATCCCATTTTCAAGTGCGAGAGGCGCTCATTTTAACAGATGAATGGGAAGGAGAAAAGCGTTTAGTTGCTTACTATGTTCCTGGGGAAAGCAATCCCACAGCATATCAACTAAGACAGTATCTTAAAACTAAGTTGCCTGAGTATATGATACCAGCAGCTTATGTGAGTTTAGAGACCTTCCCCCTTAATATTAATGGCAAAATTGATACCAAAGCGTTGCCTGCCCCAGATTGGAACAGTTTAAGAGAAGAAGAAAAATATGTTGCAGCCCGTAATGTTGATGAAGAGTGCTTAAGTGCAATTTTTGCCGAAACATTGGGAATAAAAAAAGTAGGAATTGATGATAACTTCTTTGATATCGGTGGCGATTCAATTTTAGCTTTGCAAGTTGTCGCCAAAGCGAAAAAGGCAGGTTTTGCCCTCTCGACCAGAGAACTTTATGAGTCTACCACAGTACGCCAGTTGGCAACGAAAAAAGCAGCAGTGACAGTAACAAATTCAAAGGATGTTCTCGTTGCAGACCTGCTCTCAGTCGAAGATAGAAAAAATTTACCAGAGGAAGCAGAAGATGCCTATCCCCTCTCTAGTTTACAGGCGGGGATGGTCTATCACACAGAAAGGCATCCCACGAGCGCGATTTTTCATCAAATTTTTACCTTTGATTTAGTTATGAAATATTCAGAAATCGCCTGGGAAAAAGCGATAACTGATATTTGTCAAGCCCATCCTGGATTGCGAACTTCTTTTCATTGGATAGGATACACCACTCCCATCCAAATTGTTCACCGGGAAGTAGAGCGACCCTTAACAGTTGTGGATTTGCGTCATTTTCCTGGGAATGCCCATCAACAAGTTGCAGAATGGATTGAAACAGAGAAAAACCGACCTTTTGACATCACCAAACCACCTCTTTTCCGTTTCCAAATTCATAGACTCTCTGATACAGAACTCAGTTTCAGCTTTAGCTTTCATCATGGAATTTTAGATGGGTGGAGTGTGGCGACGTTATTGACCCAACTGTTACAACGTTATGTCCTATATCTAGAAGCAGGAGAAATGGGAACTGTACCAGGGTTACAAGTTCCTCAAATGAGTTATAAAGATTTTATCGTCCAAGAACAACAAGCAATTGCATCCCCAGAACAGCAAGAATTTTGGCAGCAGCATCTTAATCACCTAGAAATAACCACCCTACCTCGTCTACCATTAGTAAACACTGGCAACCTCGCTCAACGTCAACTCAAACGCTTATCCATCACTATTGATCAGGAAGTAACTGACTCTCTGAGAAAACTATCTAAAAGAGTTGGAGTCCCTCTCAAAACGTCACTTTTGGCAGTGCATCTGCGGGTTCTCTCCTTTTTAACTGGACAAAAAGAAGTCGTTTCGGGTAACGTTATCAATAGCCGACCTGAAACCCTCGATAGTAAGAATCTATTAGGTTTATTCGTGAACACAGTACCATTTCGGATATCTTTAAGCGATGGGAGTTGGCTAGAATTAATTCAGGACGTATTTCGGGCTGAAAAAGAAATTTTTGGCTACCAAAGTTTCCCTCTTGTGGAAATGCAGCGCCTCATAAAAAAGCGCCCACTATTTGAGGTGGGATTTAACTATGTGCATTTTCATGTCTATGAAGGATTGCTAAATTTACCACAAATTCAAGTGCAAAATGTGGAAATTTTTGAAGAAACAGACTTCCCCTTCTTGGTAGAGTTTTGTTTAGTTCCAGGAAGTACAGCACTGCAATTGAATTTAATCTACGATACGCAACAGTTTGATACTTTACAAATTCAGCAATATAGTAAGTATTATCAGGCAGCACTCAATGATATTTCAGCTTACCCTCAAGCTTTGTATGGTAGACGATCGCTAATTACCGCACAAGAACAGCAACATTTACTAGAACTAGCTTCTAGCAACACCGCTTCTATCAAAACCACAGAAACCTTAGTCTCAGCCTTCGAGCGAGTCGCCGCTAAATATGCAAACAAAATTGCCATAACTTGGCAAGAAACAACCCTTACATTTGCTGAATTAGAAATCCATGCTAATCGCCTTGCTCATTATCTCCAAAAACAAGGTGTAGCAAGAGAAAGACTGGTCGGATTGTGCTTAGAGCGATCGCCACAAATGGTTATAGCCATATTAGCCATCCTCAAAGCAGGAGGAGCTTATGTTCCAATTGACCCCAGTTACCCAAAAGAGCGGATAGAATTTCTCTTACAGGATAGTGGTATTATTATGCTGCTTACACAGAAAGAAGTAGTTTTACAACTTTCTGGATGTCAGACTCCTATCATTATCCTCGAAGACATAGAGAGAGATTTGCTTGCCTCAAGCACCGAATCCTTGGCAGTGCAAATATTACCAGAAAATCCAGCCTATATTATTTATACAAGTGGTTCCACCGGGAAACCAAAAGGATGTATTGTCACCCATGCTAATGTGATGCGCTTATTCAAAGCAACAGAATCATGGTTTGGGTTTAACAGCGAAGACGTTTGGACACTCTTTCATTCTTACGCATTTGACTTCTCCGTTTGGGAAATTTGGGGAGGACTGCTGTATGGTGGTCGAGTAGTAATAGTACCCTACTGGATAAGTCGTTCACCACAAGACTTTTTACAACTGGTGCAACAGCAAGAAGTAACAGTTTTGAATCAAACACCCTCAGCCTTTAAGCAATTAATTCAAGCAGCAACAGACAAAAAACCAGAAAAGCTCTATTTACGCTACATCATTTTTGGTGGAGAAGCCTTGGAACTAGCCAGCTTACAACCTTGGATTGAGTTGTATGGTTGCCAACAGCCAAAATTGATTAATATGTATGGCATCACCGAAACTACAGTTCATGCAACCTATAAAAAGTTGACGGAAGAAGATAAGCTCGTTAGTAAAGGTAGTGCGATCGGTCAATCCATCCCCGATTTAAACATCTATATTTTAGATGAGAATCTAGAACCAATGCCGATAGGCATTCCTGGGGAAATCTATATTGGGGGTGCAGGAGTAACACGGGGTTACCTCTCTCAACCTCGTCTAACAGCAGAAAGATTTGTTCCCAATCCCTTTGCTCAAACTCCAGGTTGCCGTCTCTATCGTAGTGGTGACTTAGGGCGGCGATTGCCAAACCGTGAAGTAGAATACATTGGTCGGGCTGACCAACAAGTTAAAATTCGGGGGTTTCGGATTGAACTAGAGGAAATCACTGCCGCCCTCAAAACTCACCCCCAAGTAAAAGAAGCCGTAGCCACAGCCCAACCAAGTGCCAACGGTCATCATCAGCTTGTTGCCTATTTTATCTCAGATACCAAGGAGGACTTGAGAACGACACTACCACAATTTTTAAAGAGTAAGCTACCAGACTATATGATTCCATCTGCCTTTGTACCACTGAAAGTTATGCCATTAACAGTTAACGGTAAACTAGACCAGAACGCCTTACCAGAAGTAGATTGGAATTGGACAAACCCATACTTAGCACCAAGTAACGACCAAGAAGCAACAATTTGTTCGCTAATGGCTAGTTTATTAAAAATAGAACGAGTAGGAGCTAGCGATGATTTCTTTGAAATTGGCGGCGATTCCCTGCTTATAACCCAATTAGCCATGCGTCTGCGTCAGACTTACCAAACCGAATTTTCCCTGCCCCAATTGTTTACCCACCGCACCCCACAAGCAATTGCTCGCTTACTCCCAACTTCTGCAACGGGGCAAAAAACAACCACCAATATCCCCAAAGCAGAACGCCAACGCCGTTTTATTCACTTAAGTGATGATGGCTTATTTCAAAAAGGAGACTCAAAACCATGA